Genomic DNA from Hordeum vulgare subsp. vulgare chromosome 2H, MorexV3_pseudomolecules_assembly, whole genome shotgun sequence:
caacccaccaaatcctatgcgccaaggaagaaaaatcaaaggaagaaagaaaaaaaaggaagaagtgggaagggggaaggactccctcccaccaaaccaagtaggactcggtttggggggggagagtcctcccccctggctcggccgaccccttggggttcccttggaccccaaggcaaggtccccctccctcctcctatatatatggggcttttagggcagatttgagacgactttctcacggctgcccgaccacatacctccatagtttttcctctagatcgcgtttctgcggagctcgggcggagccctgctgagacaagatcatcaccaacctccggagcgccgtcacgctgccggagaactcttctacctctccgtctctcttgctggatcaagaaggccgagatcatcgtcgagctgtacgtgtgctgaacgcggaggtgccgtctgttcggtactagatcgtgggactgatcgcgggattgttcgcggggcggatcgagggacgtgaggacgttccactacatcaaccgagatctctaatcgcttctgctgtacgatctacaagggtacgtagatcactcatcccctctcgtagatggacatcaccatgataggtcttcgtgcgcgtaggaaaatttttgtttcccatgcgacgttctccaacagtcagTCCACGGATTATGCCCGGCATACCATGGAGCCGGTTGCTGCTGTGGAGGGTGAGTGGGGCCACCCGGAGCGTCGTTCGGCTGTTGCTGCTGACGCCCACCGCGCCGACCACCGTGACGGTGGCTGTTTCCAAACGGAGCCGGCTGCGGCAGCTGAAGGGCAGCTTGTTGCGGGAAGGCCGGTTGCGGGGGAGCCGGCCGCGGGGGAGCAGGTCCACCGCGAGTGGCGGTGGTGAGAGCCGTGTGCATGGCCCGGATCCGTGCCATCTTCAGGCGGCGTTCCTCAAGCTTGCGGTACGCCACTACCTTGGCGAAGGTCAGCTCTAGGATAAGAGTTAGGTTGGAGGCGGCGTTCCCGAAGTTGCCGTTGAGGCCGGCGGTGAGGGTGCTGATGAGGAGCTCGTCGTTGATCATCTCGCCAAGATCACGGAGCTCGTCGGCAAGCTTTTTGAGGCGcatgcaaaaatcatcaatgggtgaatCAAGCTGCTGGCATCCATAAAACTCGCCGTGGAGGAGGACCTTGCGCTGGAGTTTGTTGACGGTGAAGATGGCGTTTAGCTTGGTCCAGACGGTGTAGGCGTCGTCCTCATCACACACCATCGTGTGAAAGAGATCTTTGGAGATGGTGAGGTAGAACCAGCGGATGATGGTGGCGTCGAGGATCATCCAGTCCTCGTCGTTCACCATGAGGGCTGAGTCCACGGTGCCATCGATGTGGCCGTGGAGTAGGTACTCACGGAACACCAAGGAGAAGTACCTATTCCAGGCGGAGTAGGATCCGGTGGACTGGTCAAGAACCACCGGGACGCGGTCGAAGATGTTGAGATCGCGAACGAGGGTAATGTCTTGGCCAACAAACAGATTGCTGCCCGAGGAGACCAGGGAACACGGGGAGACCATGGTGGTGTCGGGGGATGAAGGGTtgtggtggcggaagcggtggggcggcggcgacggcggcgctcGAGATGGCGAGGCGACGGCGGCGCGTGAGATGGCGCAGCGGCGGCGgctgtggcggcggcggcggctgcgcaAGAGATGGCGCGGCGACAGCGGCTAGGTCAGGAACGTGGAGGAAACTAATACCATGTAGAAGATTAGGTTTAGGCTGTGCAACACTCAATATTGATTGGATGCACTAGACACGTATATATAGGTACAAGATGGGCCTCTACCTCAACTATACAAGCGACTAGGAGGAGGGTCCAATAACACAATATACATGCATAAATATATATTCAACACCACTTAGATTTGCAACTTTACTGTTGTTTTCATTTTACCACCACAACAACTGGTCCGTTGTGGTGTGACGAAGACGAAGACGCGGTGGCGTATCCAGGTCCCGTAATACCGAACGAGAGACCCGGTCAACCGATGCTTCGGAGCGGCACTCGCGGCCGCCTACCTCGTCGCAGAGGAGGATGACAACAAGGTTGCAGTTGGGCTCGGGTGCGGTTGTCGCCCGTGTCCACCACAACCATCGGCAGCGCCCCGGTGCACACACCGCGCCAGAGAGGAGAATGGCGGCGAGGCGATCTGGTTGGAGGTTTGTCGCTCGCCGGCGGTGGTGACACGACGAGAACAGGCAGCGTTGCTCCACCCTCACCACTGTTCAACGGGAGCTCGGTGCAAACGGCTGATGGTGTTTCTTTTTCTTGTAACATCCTCCTTGTTGCGAAAAAAACATCTTGACAATATCATTGATTTAGCAAATCTTTCTtcaataaaaattataaaaatcctGCAACATTAATTTTGTTAAAAGAATATATGTAACAATATTTATGTTGTAAAAGTTATGCAACATGAACTCTGTTTACAAACCTTTAAACGCAACATCATCCTAATTACAGAGAATGACGACCAAATCTGCATGTTAAATCCAATGACTAGCGAGGCGGCGGAGCGGTCGGCGCGTAGCGCTGCCAGCTAATGCACGTCCACTTACAAAGTTACGCTGCGCGTAGCACGGGCACTGCAGAACAAATCGGTGTTACTCAAAAAATGCAGAATAAACCGGACTTTTTTTGTAATTGGACGTTTTGGCCGTGCCGGCAAACGGGTTAAACAACGAAAGCCGCGACACATCTGTGCGGCCGGCAGAAGAACGCCGCGTCGCAGGGGCCTGCGGTCGCGTTCGGGTCGTGACGCGCCCCCACCCCAAAACGCGGCGCCACGGTACGGCCGCAGTCCCTCCGCAAAGCTGAACCGCTGTAGTATCTCAGCAACcccacacccacacacacactgcATCACAAAACCCACCCACAGTACGGCCGCTTGGATTTTGTGGTAGCGCGAAACATGGTCCGATCAATCATACGACCGGGTTCACACGAACGGGGGAAGAGCAGATCTCAGAAAAGAAAACAATAGGTAGAGTACTGTAGGAGCAATGGCGTATTAGCACACGCAATCGCTGGGCAAACGCTAATCACGCTTCAGATAAgatcagagagagagggagagctttaGTGTGCTCTTATTTAACGATCTTTGTAGTACTACTAGTGCTAAGAAAGCAGCGGTACTATTATCGGAGTAGACAAGAAACAAAGCCGGCCGGGGCGGTCTCATCTAGTCATCTCCGTGTCACACCAAGCCGGCGGTTCATGCACGCCCAAAAAAGAATCAAAGGACGCGTCGCCGGTGGGACGAGAGGCTACCAAAAAGTTCAGCTGGTTCCAGCGCCAGCGAGCGAGCAGCACATCGATCGATCGCGCGGTACTAGGATATAAATGAAGGCGCAAATTAACTAGCTTCATTAAACAAAAAGATTCAGCAGCTCCGGCTCCTTGTCGCCGTCGGCGCCTGCGCCAGCGGTCGTGGTCACGGAACCGTCGGAGCTCATCGACGGCGTGCCGGCCCGCCTCGCCCGCCTTTCCCCCTCCGCCGCTGCGGCCGATCCGGGGGTGAGGAAAAGCCCGAGATCGCAGGAGGGCTCCTGGTGGTGGGACGCGGCCTCCGGCGCCCAGGTCTTCCTCGGCGTCACCCGCTTTGCCATCGAGTACGTGGAGCACCCCACCACGGCGCGCCTGGAAGAGGAGGCGAAGAGATCGCTGCCACCGACACCGCCTTCTGGGACGCCGCCCGCGAGCTCCGGCAGCGGGCGTATGGCGCCGCCCCGGAGCACGGTCTGGACCGCAGCCTCGCAGAGGTGCCAGCTCCCCGCCCAGAGCAGCCCCACCGCGCCGCCCACCGGGTTGATCGTCCGCCCCGCCGCCTCGTACAGCAGCGACTGGAACACGGCTGCAATCCGCAACAAACACCATACAAACATCAGCCAAAGGCAACATATGAATCGTcgtaccaagaagaagaagaagaagaagaagagcatcgATCCCCAGTCCGTCCGTGCGTGCGTACCTGGGCGCTGCGACTCGGGGACAGCGGTGAGGAAGGACATGAGCCCGGCGCGGCCGAAGAACTTGGCGGCGAAGATGGTGGCGTGGCCCTGGGCGTCGGCGCCCTCGATCCAGAGCAGGCACGGGCGCAGCATGCAGGCGTCGTTGCACCCCTTGCGCAGCACGCGGCAGCCGTTGCAGCTCATCCCCGACGTCGACGTTGACACCGCCGCCCGCTCACTCCCTCTCATACAAGAGCCAACCAACCCCGATCAAGAACCCGACCTCGCCCACGGCCACGGAGGGGCGGGGTATATAAGCACAGACACAGGCAGCGCCGCGCCCAGCCGAGGAGGGGGGAGGTAACCAGGGTGGGGCCGGGTCGGGTGACCGTGGGGAGTGGGCGGGTTAactctctctcgcgcgcgcgcGCGTGCTGAGGTAAAGCGGAAGAGGTTCCAGGCTCCAGGGGTGCGGGGGCGGCTCCGTGTCTCCGCGGCCGGTCGGTGCGAGCGCGGGCCGTCGGATCGAGGACTGGACACGGACAGCGGGTGGGGGCCGCCGGCTCGGGTGGTGCGCCTCGCGTTCGCCCCGTCCGGGCTGCCGCCTCGCTTTCCTGTGTTTTTCCGCCACTCTTTTTCCGCGCTTTTGCGGTGTGCGTGGATCCGCACCTTGGGCTGCCCACGTACGTCCTGCGTTTTGGAGCCTTGTGTCCCTCGGCCAGTGCTCCATGCACACAAACTTTCCTCGCTAAAACAAATCGCTCCATGCATCCGGCGCATGGACCCTCCACCGCTTTTGGTGCGCCGAATCACTCGCTGCTGGCAGTACAGCATCAACGCCATTGGATCGAGCAGCCGGAAAGCCAAAGGCCTCATTCGCTTccggtttatatatatatatatatatatatatatatatatatatatatatatatatatatatatatatatatatactatctCGTAAAATCGTGACGGGATACCTTGCGAAAGCTAAccaagaataaaataaaataattgccTGCCTATGGCCCGTCGTCGCATATTTTCCGCGGCTCGCACAAATTCTCGGGAGGtccagcaacagtgaacctaggaTGCCTTCCGCCTTTTTCGGCTGGTGCAAGCCTTTTCTCGTCGCCGCACCGCACCGCGCCGCATGTCAGCAGTACAGAGTGCAGTGGCTCACGCAGTGGTGCAAGTTGCCCAAGGCATCTTGGCTTTCTGTTTCGGTCGCACTTGGCCGTGCCGCGCCGGTTCGTGCCTTCCTCGCAAGCGTTCCGGTTTCCCCTCGTATCGGCAAGACGGCAACGCAATCGGAATCGGGTCGGGTCGCCATCCACCAGCTGCGGGACGCGGCTTCCATCGCCGGTAGCGTTGGCGTTTAGCCGCTTCACACCAAAATCTTATCCTGGCCGAatatttattttttgcttttctgCTGGAGGAAACCGAGTGCGTCGATCCGCCAACAGTTAATTCAATTCTAGACCAGCATGTCAACGTGTACGGGAATTGGCATGGATCAGCCGTGATTGTCACTAGTCTCGTGACTCGTGAGACCTCGTCCCAGAGCATCTTCAGTAGAGGAGGCTAGCATATCATTACAATTCTCTTCGGACTCACGAGTGCTCGTCGTAGAGCAAGCTTCAATAATAGAGCGGAGGCGGTCTTCTCCAAGTCCATGCTatggtaggatttttttttttaaaaggatAAATATTAGAGCTTGTTTAATACTGCTCTACTTTAAAAAATTCAACTTCGTTTTAGAAAACGTAAGCCAAACGGGATAGCTCAACGATTACCGCTTTAcaaaaaaaaactagaatctaAGGTTCAATTTCTTTTTTTAAGCTCTTTATGAGGTGGTCCATAAAATTGTAGAAGGTGAAGCTCGAAGAAAATTACCCATCATTGTTATCaataagtggataccccttcgtttctccctctcatccaatcaaatagatcGTTCCCATCAAATTTTCCATTCCTAATAGTGGAGCTAGATGAAAGAGAAACATTCTCTTTGAAATGGTTGCAACTCCTGTATGAAACTGCTTCAAAACGGATTTGATGAAGCGAAACTAGTTTTAATGAAGCAGAGCGGTCCCAAACAAGTCCTTAATATGGCGAATGAACACCGCCATGACGAGATCTCTGTACCTATAAAATATCGTAAAAAATCCACCCACAATGCACTCAACCAAAGAAACAAAACAGAACGAAGGGAAAAAACAAAGGTCCCGTCATAGTTATCGGCTCCTCTGAATAGTTGCAATCCACCTCCAAATAGAGCACCCGGGAAACATAAAAGATCTTCGAAGGCAATGCCTCCAAGAAGAAATAAGTGCACAATCATCATCGTTACCCGATCTAAGATCTTTGGTTTTTGTTGGGAAGTGtagtagaaaacaaaaaaatcgcACCTACTCACATCTAACATCAATATGAAGATGCATTACACGTTGGGATCacgatcgttgtcgtcatcgagttgcagcgaaagaagaagaagaacgtatCGGTGCAAATCGTACTTGGAGTCCCTCGAATCGTCACATTGCCCACGAATAGTCCCTCGCACCGAAGACCGAAAGCACGACCTCTCTACTTGGTTGCAAGCATGCATCCTTCACAATCCGACAGCGCTGCACCCTCTAATCATCGTGAGAGAATTGAAGGGGGGAGATTAGAACCACACTTGACTTCTAACTATAAGGATTAAAGGATCTAGGTCTAGCTCTAATTAGACCAACCATGAATAACTAGAACTAGAGGGAACTAGAGGAGGCTCACAACTTGTGTATTCAAAAGGTCCAAATTGTGTAGTATATAAAGGTTGGAGAGGGGAGACAAGGGGGAAACCCTCTCTAATTCGGCCTCTCCCTTCCATCCTAAAGGGGGAAGGGGAGCCAATTCCTAATTGGGCCCAAGTGGCCCAAGTAGCTTTCCATCACTTGACCTTTTAAGACgcattaataattaattaaatgtaAAAGTGTTCttaaatatattatacccctttaTATATAACATAACAGCTCTAAAAATATTTTCCACCTATGTATTATTTATCGTAATATCCGGTATTGCTCGATACTCTCCAAAACCCTTCTCATGACCCAAAACGCTTCCGGATACTCTCGAAACTATTTTGAATATTTATGAAATAATTCCACAAATATATTATCATCACTCTTGTCCAACTAATCACTCATCAGATCGTGATGGCCTTAAACTTGTGACCCCATAGGTTTGCTAACTCATAGACATGAACGAAACCCCTTCTTTGCTTCGCGATACTTCACAAAACTCGGGATGCATCAGTATCCTCCCGAGTCATCACATGCTCACTATATCGTCATCCTCGTTACCGGTTTTCTTCCTCTTTCTCGTTGTCTTGTTTCGACATCCTCGTGACGTAGTCACCTGTGTGTGGCCAGGCGATGATGGATGCCATCACACAAAGAGGACCCTAATAATATCTCCACATCATCATAGGAGCAAATCTCACTCTTGAGCTATCCATTCCATTGTCAAACTTTTCGATGAGCATGTAAGTTATAGTTATGATCACTTTGTTAGAGGGTTGTTTGAGTAACCCAAAAGTCCACCATATAGTAAGAAGTGACTACGATACTCTCATGTTCTAAGGAGAAAAATCACAAGTTCACACTCCATGTTATTACAATTGATTATAGACGATATAAATTCAATTCATAAAATACAAATTCGGGTCGACTCAATATGATTGTTCTTCCaatgtcataatctcaatgttgtTTTAGGACTATAGTTATACTTAACAATATCCTAACATCCGGAAAACGTGGTCACCAACAACACTTGATCTAGTATTAGAGGCGAGATTAGGAATCTTATTTAACGTTTATCATTCCACACCTGCATATGAGTTTTCCACTCACTCACACATTCGAGGATCATAGTAGTTATAGCATGGAATATAAACTCTTAATTATGAATATGGAAATATGATAATACAATATTTttccctctatggcatatttccaacagtttcccacttgcactagagtcaataatctagttagcaCATTTCCATTTACACCAATGGAAATCCGATGTTTGTCCATGCTCTACTTGTGGTATAGCCTTCATCCTGTCATATCTTGATAGCTTCACATCCGCATGCCATTTGCATTTCAATGCATCTGTAATGCTTTTACATGAATTCATAATTTCCGTGAAACTTGCTTTGAATGTATGGAATCACTGGCAGGACTCATGATTCCCAGCGAGCTATGGAATCATTATTAAGAATAGTGTTccaatggcataatcatctaGAACCATGTCAAGCTCATAAATGAACTTTTGATTCATCACCCTCTATTATTGCTTCTGAAGCGACAATACACTCAACCTTTTGTCATAGACTTCACTGCGGTAACTTTCTTGGACCAATTCCAACTTACCGTGACACCATAAATCATTTTAATTGAAATCCAAAATTTCTTGGACCATCGATGAAGATTATGTCGATGCACAACTTACAACGAGCATGTATTGATGTAACTCCTTACGATAGTCTCTTCATtttctctgattgcaagaaaaatGTTTTTAGTGTTTAATGACACTTTCGTTGTTGTCCTATGATCAACAATTTGACTATTTTCATAACTTCACTCACAACTTACTTGGAGTACTCGACATATCTGGTTATTTTCATACCATGGAATTAACAAAGTGTGATGTATTTAGCTCATCGGTATTTCAAGATACCGATtcttgctaaaaattccttccatGTGACTTCGGAA
This window encodes:
- the LOC123425484 gene encoding LOB domain-containing protein 37-like; protein product: MRGSERAAVSTSTSGMSCNGCRVLRKGCNDACMLRPCLLWIEGADAQGHATIFAAKFFGRAGLMSFLTAVPESQRPAVFQSLLYEAAGRTINPVGGAVGLLWAGSWHLCEAAVQTVLRGGAIRPLPELAGGVPEGGVGGSDLFASSSRRAVVGCSTYSMAKRVTPRKTWAPEAASHHQEPSCDLGLFLTPGSAAAAEGERRARRAGTPSMSSDGSVTTTAGAGADGDKEPELLNLFV